From Paenibacillus graminis, a single genomic window includes:
- a CDS encoding DnaJ C-terminal domain-containing protein, with amino-acid sequence MAANFYEALGVGEKASKQEIKKAYQRLAKKWHPDVNKAPEAEAKFKEAAEAYEVLGNEEKRKAYDQELHYGFGGAASGGTRRSGASSSAYGDSPFGAGWGGSSSFGGSIPDDDLFGMFFGSRGAADRAGFDFFSGSGSAGSPFGEARSTMQAQLEISLEQAYKGGSIRVQVGGKDVNVSIPPRSAEGTVIRVPGSSGSGAVQGGDLLISLHLLPHDIYEPDGGDLYGTVEIAPWQAVLGSEAKVPLPDGSSVKLKIPAGMAGGQTLRLSGKGLKRPNGANGDILFAVEIVIPAGLTEAEKKLYRQLAEAGSFQAGPKRKGPGASRRKAAMG; translated from the coding sequence TTGGCGGCAAACTTTTACGAAGCATTGGGTGTAGGGGAAAAGGCTTCCAAGCAGGAAATCAAAAAAGCCTACCAGAGGCTTGCCAAGAAGTGGCATCCCGATGTCAATAAGGCTCCGGAGGCGGAAGCCAAATTCAAGGAAGCGGCGGAAGCGTATGAGGTGCTGGGCAATGAGGAGAAGAGAAAAGCCTACGATCAGGAACTTCACTACGGGTTCGGCGGTGCGGCCAGCGGCGGGACGCGGCGCAGCGGAGCTTCTTCGTCGGCGTATGGGGATTCGCCTTTTGGCGCGGGGTGGGGCGGGAGCTCCTCCTTCGGCGGGAGTATTCCCGATGATGATTTGTTTGGAATGTTTTTTGGCAGCCGGGGAGCGGCGGACCGGGCGGGGTTTGATTTCTTCTCGGGCAGCGGCAGCGCCGGCAGCCCTTTCGGCGAGGCCCGCAGCACGATGCAGGCGCAGCTTGAGATTTCACTGGAGCAAGCATACAAGGGCGGCAGCATTCGGGTTCAGGTGGGCGGCAAGGATGTGAACGTCAGCATTCCGCCGCGTTCCGCTGAGGGGACGGTTATCCGGGTTCCCGGCAGCAGCGGGAGTGGGGCGGTGCAAGGCGGGGATCTGCTGATCTCCCTGCACCTGCTGCCGCATGACATTTACGAGCCGGACGGCGGTGATCTGTACGGCACAGTAGAGATCGCGCCTTGGCAGGCCGTGCTCGGCAGCGAAGCCAAGGTTCCGCTGCCGGACGGCAGCAGCGTGAAGCTGAAGATCCCTGCCGGGATGGCGGGCGGCCAAACGCTGCGCCTCTCCGGTAAGGGGCTGAAGCGCCCGAATGGCGCGAACGGAGACATTCTGTTCGCAGTAGAGATTGTGATTCCCGCCGGGCTGACGGAGGCGGAGAAGAAGCTGTACCGCCAGCTGGCCGAAGCTGGCAGCTTCCAGGCCGGGCCCAAGCGGAAGGGTCCGGGTGCATCGCGGCGCAAGGCTGCGATGGGCTAA
- a CDS encoding Hsp20/alpha crystallin family protein, translated as MFDLVPFGKRRDDAFGVLAKSLNEVFNDDFFAPIKSSTMSFRTDIRENEQAYLIEAELPGFKKEEIDIDYASPYLTIKAVRKEDNSEENKDHQVVRRERRYGEYVRRFYVQDVAEDGIRASLKDGLLTLSVPKQQKSLGKRIEIQDDGSSGERLQ; from the coding sequence ATGTTTGATTTGGTTCCTTTTGGAAAACGCAGAGATGATGCTTTTGGTGTGCTGGCCAAGTCCCTGAATGAAGTGTTTAATGATGATTTTTTTGCACCCATTAAAAGCTCCACCATGTCCTTCCGTACGGATATCCGTGAGAACGAGCAGGCGTATCTGATCGAGGCTGAACTGCCCGGCTTCAAAAAAGAAGAAATCGACATTGATTACGCCAGCCCTTATTTGACGATCAAAGCGGTACGCAAGGAAGACAACAGTGAGGAAAACAAGGACCATCAGGTGGTGCGCAGGGAACGCCGGTATGGGGAGTACGTCCGCCGGTTCTATGTGCAGGATGTTGCCGAGGATGGAATTCGCGCTTCGCTGAAAGACGGTTTGCTGACCCTGTCGGTACCGAAACAGCAGAAATCGCTGGGTAAACGCATTGAGATTCAAGACGATGGTTCTTCCGGAGAGCGGCTTCAATAA
- a CDS encoding GNAT family N-acetyltransferase: MSRNSGMLWGEKVYLRPLNGEDAELYYHMFYDAETRRLTGTQKHITKEQIAAYIGRKAEDDSAVLLLIALRDNDETIGDIAIQDMDRNNRTANLRIAIGDETHQGKGYGREALLLMLDYGFGILNLHRIELEVYAYNKRAAHVYESVGFVREGVRRQTLFYNHEYHDVVMMSMLENEYRERYLSSKVK, from the coding sequence ATGAGCAGGAACTCCGGCATGTTATGGGGGGAAAAGGTATATCTGCGCCCGCTGAACGGGGAAGACGCCGAGCTGTATTACCATATGTTCTACGATGCGGAGACCCGCAGGCTTACAGGAACGCAGAAGCATATTACGAAGGAGCAGATCGCGGCATATATTGGGCGCAAAGCGGAAGATGACAGCGCGGTGCTGCTGCTGATTGCACTTAGGGACAACGATGAGACGATCGGTGATATCGCCATTCAGGATATGGACCGCAATAACCGTACGGCCAATCTGCGGATTGCTATAGGAGACGAAACCCATCAGGGCAAAGGCTATGGCCGGGAAGCGCTGCTGCTGATGCTTGACTACGGCTTCGGTATTCTGAATCTGCACCGGATTGAACTCGAGGTTTATGCATATAATAAGCGCGCAGCGCATGTGTATGAGTCGGTTGGTTTTGTCCGGGAGGGTGTGCGTCGCCAGACGCTTTTCTATAACCATGAGTACCATGATGTAGTAATGATGAGCATGCTGGAGAACGAGTATCGGGAGCGCTACCTATCCTCTAAGGTCAAATAA
- a CDS encoding glycosyltransferase family 2 protein, with product MSESKKRVLIGSPIHQKPHILQHFLDSLLRLNREGLELDFYLIDDNDEEESSRLLETFAAGGNEVFLQSSGLHDAYIRNDTTHFWNSNLVWKVAGFKNLMIRRAEAFGYDYLFLIDSDLILHPDTLLHLTGTGRDIISEVFWTHWQPGTILQPQVWMHDEYNQWEAEPGEQLSQEEINHRFHEFLAKLQVPGIYEVGGLGACTLISSRAIASGASYDRIRNISYWGEDRHFCIRAAALGIPLYVDTHYPALHLYRDSDLDKVPDFIRLTTVIEPDAPARKDAIHERTAEDIQGSKAQSADKADVPGGTEANTVTVTTADMEGQAAPSAARDGARPWTEDRARQRLSKDPLQQEETGVQKTGRAAAEFAAAFTGQSASPRPKLTLTMVVKNEGRRFLRQVLQMHRKYIDEAVIIDDGSTDDTADICREVLQGIPLHLVRNSVSKFSNESELRRQQWEEVVKSNPEWILCLDADEIFEDRFASDIDSLLGDESCDLFCFRLYDFWDDRHYREDEYWRSHLRYRPFLLRYRKDFNFAWNDLPQHCGRLPENIFELPHLLSNLRLKHLGWSKAEYRLDKYLRYMLLDPDGQYGWKEQYSSILDQHPNLVPWIE from the coding sequence ATGAGCGAGAGCAAGAAGCGGGTGCTGATCGGCAGCCCGATCCACCAGAAGCCGCATATTCTGCAGCATTTTTTGGATTCTCTGCTGCGTTTGAACCGCGAGGGCCTGGAATTGGACTTCTATCTGATCGATGACAACGACGAGGAGGAATCCAGCCGTCTGCTTGAAACCTTCGCAGCCGGCGGAAATGAAGTCTTCCTCCAATCCTCCGGGCTGCATGATGCCTATATCCGCAATGATACCACCCATTTCTGGAATTCGAACCTGGTCTGGAAGGTCGCAGGCTTCAAAAACCTGATGATCCGGCGGGCCGAAGCCTTCGGCTACGATTATCTGTTCCTGATCGATTCCGATCTGATCCTGCATCCGGACACCCTCCTGCATCTGACCGGAACCGGCAGGGATATTATTTCCGAGGTGTTCTGGACGCATTGGCAACCGGGAACTATACTGCAGCCTCAGGTCTGGATGCATGATGAATACAACCAATGGGAAGCAGAACCGGGCGAACAGCTCAGCCAGGAGGAGATCAACCACAGATTCCATGAATTTCTGGCCAAACTGCAGGTGCCGGGCATTTATGAAGTCGGCGGCCTGGGCGCCTGCACCCTGATCAGCAGCCGGGCCATCGCTTCAGGCGCAAGCTATGACAGAATCCGCAATATCTCCTACTGGGGCGAAGACCGCCACTTCTGCATCCGTGCCGCCGCCCTGGGTATCCCGCTGTATGTGGATACCCATTATCCCGCACTGCACCTGTACAGAGACAGCGACCTTGACAAGGTACCGGATTTCATCCGGCTTACGACGGTAATCGAGCCGGATGCCCCGGCCAGGAAGGACGCAATCCATGAAAGGACGGCAGAAGACATACAGGGATCTAAGGCCCAATCAGCAGACAAGGCGGATGTACCGGGGGGAACGGAAGCCAATACAGTGACAGTGACAACGGCAGACATGGAAGGGCAAGCGGCACCATCCGCCGCCCGGGACGGGGCCCGGCCTTGGACAGAGGATAGGGCCCGGCAGCGCCTGAGCAAGGACCCGCTGCAGCAAGAGGAGACAGGTGTCCAGAAAACCGGCCGGGCGGCGGCTGAATTTGCCGCGGCTTTTACAGGGCAGAGCGCTTCCCCCCGGCCCAAGCTGACCTTAACCATGGTGGTCAAAAATGAAGGCCGGCGCTTCCTGCGGCAGGTTCTGCAGATGCACCGCAAGTACATCGATGAGGCCGTTATCATTGACGATGGCAGCACCGATGACACGGCTGATATCTGCCGGGAGGTTCTGCAGGGTATTCCGCTGCACCTTGTGCGCAACAGCGTCTCCAAGTTCAGCAATGAATCCGAGCTGCGCAGGCAGCAGTGGGAGGAGGTCGTGAAGAGCAATCCTGAATGGATTCTCTGTCTCGATGCGGATGAGATTTTTGAAGACAGATTTGCCAGTGATATCGACAGCCTGCTTGGTGATGAGAGCTGCGACCTGTTCTGCTTCAGGCTGTACGATTTCTGGGACGACCGGCATTACCGTGAAGATGAATACTGGCGCTCCCACCTGCGGTACCGGCCCTTTCTGCTCCGCTACCGTAAAGATTTCAACTTTGCGTGGAATGATCTTCCCCAGCACTGCGGGCGGCTGCCGGAGAATATTTTTGAGCTCCCCCATCTGTTAAGCAACCTGCGGCTGAAGCATCTGGGCTGGTCCAAGGCGGAATACCGCCTGGATAAGTATCTGCGCTATATGCTGCTTGATCCCGATGGGCAGTACGGCTGGAAAGAACAGTATTCATCCATTCTTGACCAGCATCCGAACCTTGTTCCCTGGATAGAGTAA
- a CDS encoding MFS transporter: protein MKADTTLHPASSKRNYILQLLTVFVGFLVFGFSENIKGPAIPRIQSDLRLDEMQLGTLLSLNSLGYLLACTFTALLIRKIGIKAVSLLAFGSMAVSGVFIFLSHSYPVLSGSFFLMYIGNGMLEIGLAVLGARIFVKNTGTMMNLSHFFYGLSSTVAPLISSGLMTVTVFGHMLDWRGVYLIILMLSMIPMIPAFLGKFPGDATLTEDRIPLSAISRDPVIWLLVAVLSFGVISELAVGGWLVNFLEKAYGWTASSAAGMLSAFFLCFTLARLVLGPVTDKIGFALSLILFSAFSGICTFAAILWGESGAILFAIAGVGIAPIYPTIMALIADRYRQGSDTAITFIVTLMGVASVLGNYFIGAITEGIKQLFSGGQEDGAGLLRGLQAGYGFIGLCALLCSVSAYWLYRHLKIRGQLM from the coding sequence TTGAAAGCTGACACGACTCTCCATCCCGCCTCATCCAAACGCAATTATATTCTGCAGCTGCTGACGGTATTCGTCGGCTTTCTGGTCTTTGGCTTCTCTGAAAATATTAAAGGTCCCGCCATCCCGCGCATCCAGAGCGACCTGCGGCTGGACGAAATGCAGCTCGGCACTCTGCTGTCCCTGAACTCACTTGGATACCTGCTGGCTTGCACCTTCACCGCCCTGCTGATCCGCAAGATCGGCATCAAGGCAGTCAGCTTGCTCGCTTTCGGCTCCATGGCCGTCTCCGGTGTGTTCATCTTTCTGTCCCACAGCTATCCGGTATTGTCGGGCTCTTTTTTCCTGATGTATATCGGCAACGGCATGCTGGAAATCGGGCTGGCTGTGCTTGGGGCAAGAATCTTTGTGAAGAATACCGGGACCATGATGAACCTGTCGCACTTCTTCTACGGCCTAAGCTCGACAGTCGCTCCGCTGATCTCCTCCGGGCTGATGACAGTAACCGTATTTGGCCATATGCTGGATTGGCGGGGAGTCTATCTGATTATTCTGATGCTGTCCATGATTCCTATGATTCCAGCTTTTCTGGGTAAATTTCCAGGTGATGCCACACTTACAGAGGACCGGATTCCGCTGTCCGCTATCTCCCGTGATCCGGTCATCTGGCTGCTGGTAGCTGTTCTCTCGTTCGGCGTTATCTCGGAGCTGGCTGTGGGCGGCTGGCTGGTCAACTTTCTGGAAAAAGCCTACGGCTGGACGGCTTCGTCTGCTGCGGGCATGCTGTCGGCCTTTTTCCTCTGCTTCACACTGGCCCGGCTCGTACTGGGTCCTGTCACCGACAAAATCGGCTTCGCCCTGTCCCTGATTCTGTTCTCCGCTTTCTCGGGCATCTGCACATTCGCTGCCATTCTCTGGGGCGAATCGGGAGCGATCCTGTTCGCCATCGCCGGTGTCGGCATCGCCCCCATCTACCCGACCATTATGGCACTGATCGCCGACCGTTACCGCCAAGGCAGCGATACGGCCATCACCTTTATCGTCACTCTGATGGGTGTGGCCAGCGTCCTCGGCAATTACTTCATCGGTGCGATCACCGAGGGGATCAAGCAGCTGTTCTCCGGGGGGCAGGAGGATGGAGCCGGGCTGCTGCGCGGGCTGCAGGCCGGCTACGGCTTCATCGGACTGTGCGCGCTGCTGTGCTCGGTTTCGGCATATTGGTTGTACCGCCATCTGAAAATCAGAGGGCAGCTAATGTAG
- a CDS encoding ABC transporter substrate-binding protein, which produces MRKGLSGVIAIVLLTFLISACSGGNNAAAPAASGTPAESQQPAEGPKDGGNLIIGVAADPVVLNPNYAGDRVSLTIDQALYAPLFQVNNGKKTFYLADSLTPSADNLTYTLKLKSGLTWHDGEKLTADDVVFTIEKILDEKQNSFLRANFLINDKPVTATKVDDLTVEFKLPQVSPAFEATLVQVTPIPKHIFENETDIEKSTKNAAPVGSGPFKFKEYKAGEYLTLERFDNYFGGKPHLDSVTYRIAKDTNAANLALQNGEINVQYLDPKDVSTIQATNNFEILPYAEGRLSYLMFNANSDTGALAKKEVRQALSLALSRDELIQTAYTSGEYADPAKSFLTPDALYFTNDVPTYDNDPAKAKELLQSAGVSNLKLRFIVQSGNKAQEAISLYVQQKLKAIGVEVKLQNMDSSAWVQKFIDLKSADYELALTGYIMGYDPDAYRILFTSGGSSNYSHYANPEVDKLLNEGAGEADTAKRAEIYKKAQELVAQDAPIYPIAYTKTVVAVSKNYGGLEEAVLKPVVIFEDLSKIYQK; this is translated from the coding sequence ATGCGTAAAGGGTTATCTGGGGTTATAGCTATAGTATTGTTAACATTTTTGATTAGTGCGTGCTCCGGGGGGAATAACGCGGCAGCACCGGCAGCAAGCGGTACACCTGCGGAATCACAGCAGCCGGCCGAAGGGCCAAAGGATGGAGGAAACCTGATTATCGGAGTTGCAGCCGATCCGGTAGTGCTCAATCCTAACTATGCGGGCGACCGTGTCAGCCTGACCATTGACCAGGCGCTGTACGCACCGCTGTTCCAGGTCAACAACGGGAAGAAAACCTTTTATCTGGCGGACAGCCTGACACCATCTGCCGATAATCTTACCTATACATTGAAGCTGAAGAGCGGACTTACCTGGCATGACGGGGAGAAGCTTACAGCCGATGACGTAGTGTTCACTATCGAGAAGATTCTGGATGAGAAGCAGAACAGCTTCCTGCGGGCCAACTTCCTGATTAACGACAAACCGGTCACAGCCACGAAAGTGGACGATCTCACTGTGGAGTTCAAGCTGCCGCAGGTCAGCCCGGCTTTTGAAGCTACGCTGGTGCAGGTCACTCCGATTCCCAAGCATATTTTTGAGAACGAGACTGATATTGAGAAAAGCACCAAAAATGCTGCTCCCGTCGGCTCCGGTCCCTTCAAGTTCAAGGAATACAAGGCAGGCGAATATCTGACGCTGGAGCGTTTTGACAACTACTTCGGCGGCAAGCCGCACCTGGATTCGGTCACCTACCGGATTGCCAAGGATACGAATGCTGCCAACCTGGCCCTGCAGAATGGCGAAATTAATGTGCAGTACCTGGATCCAAAGGATGTAAGCACCATTCAAGCTACCAACAACTTTGAAATCCTGCCGTACGCCGAAGGACGCTTGTCCTATCTGATGTTCAATGCGAACAGTGATACCGGTGCCCTGGCCAAAAAAGAAGTCCGTCAAGCCCTGTCACTGGCGCTCAGCCGTGATGAATTGATCCAGACGGCCTACACTTCGGGCGAATATGCCGATCCGGCCAAGTCTTTCCTGACTCCGGATGCACTGTACTTCACCAATGATGTGCCTACCTACGATAACGATCCTGCCAAGGCCAAAGAACTGCTGCAATCGGCAGGAGTCAGCAATCTGAAGCTGAGATTTATCGTACAGAGCGGCAACAAGGCGCAGGAAGCCATCTCGCTGTATGTGCAGCAGAAGCTGAAGGCAATCGGCGTGGAGGTTAAACTGCAGAATATGGATTCCTCTGCCTGGGTACAGAAGTTCATCGACCTGAAATCTGCCGATTATGAACTTGCTCTGACCGGATATATTATGGGCTATGATCCGGATGCTTACCGCATTCTGTTCACCTCTGGCGGGTCTTCGAACTATTCGCATTATGCGAACCCGGAAGTCGATAAGCTGCTGAATGAAGGTGCGGGTGAAGCCGACACAGCCAAACGTGCGGAAATTTACAAAAAAGCGCAGGAGCTCGTCGCCCAGGATGCGCCGATCTATCCAATTGCTTATACCAAAACCGTTGTCGCTGTATCCAAGAACTACGGCGGTCTTGAAGAAGCGGTGCTGAAGCCTGTTGTTATTTTCGAAGACCTGTCCAAGATCTACCAGAAGTAA
- the clpB gene encoding ATP-dependent chaperone ClpB — protein sequence MDFNKLTQKLQEAVAAAQSLAAAAGHQEIDNLHLLKALLQQHEGLLPRLLQKMNIPVPELLQGTEALLQRKPSVSGSGAGTMRRYASPSLIAVLEQAEKEAAQMQDEFVAVEHAVLAMVSDSSSGNRELRGLFTSRGVTRDKLLEVLAEIRGHQRVTSREPEATYEVLEKYGRDLVAEVRAGKIDPVIGRDGEIRRVIRILSRKTKNNPVLIGEPGVGKTAIVEGLAHRIVRKDVPEGLKDKTIFSLDMSALIAGAKYRGEFEERLQAVLKEIRESDGRIILFIDELHTIVGAGKTEGAMDAGNMLKPMLARGELHCIGATTLDEYRKYIEKDPALERRFQQVLVSEPDVEDTISILRGLKERFEVHHGVKIHDSALVAAGVLSNRYITDRFLPDKAIDLVDEACAMIRTEIDSMPGEMDEVTRRLMQMEIEEAALKKETDDASKRRLETLQRELADLKEKHLEMTARWEKEKSAIQGLRELKKKLEQARKDLVDAQEVYDLNKSAELSYGIIPDLERQLKAAEEAASQDQESRLLREAVTEEEIADIVSRWTGVPVSRLVEGERDKLLRLEDTLHERVVGQEEAVRLVADAVLRARAGIKDPNRPIGSFLFLGPTGVGKTELAKALAVSLFDREDGMIRIDMSEYMEKHSVSRLVGAPPGYVGYEEGGQLTEAVRRQPYTVVLLDEVEKAHPDVFNILLQLLDDGRLTDSQGRMVDFKNTIIIMTSNIGSPHLIQGTDDNGELTNAVKDRVMKELGGHFRPEFLNRVDDIVMFKPLQLDEIEQIVVKLVDGLRLRLADRGVGLALSESAIRFIAREGFDPVYGARPLKRFIQRSLETRVARALIAGEAEEGSVMEVNEAGGELSVSITHPKPAEALNSI from the coding sequence ATGGACTTCAACAAGTTAACACAAAAGCTGCAGGAGGCGGTTGCCGCAGCGCAGTCGCTGGCAGCGGCTGCCGGGCATCAGGAGATTGACAATCTCCATCTGCTCAAGGCGCTGCTCCAGCAGCATGAAGGGCTTCTGCCGCGCCTGCTGCAGAAGATGAATATTCCTGTACCCGAGCTGCTGCAGGGTACGGAGGCGCTGCTGCAGCGGAAGCCTAGCGTCAGCGGCTCCGGGGCGGGGACGATGCGGCGGTATGCATCGCCGTCGCTGATCGCTGTGCTGGAGCAGGCCGAGAAGGAAGCCGCACAGATGCAGGATGAATTTGTGGCGGTGGAGCACGCTGTGCTTGCGATGGTGTCTGATTCCAGCAGCGGGAACCGGGAGCTGCGCGGGCTGTTTACCAGCCGCGGCGTTACGCGCGACAAGCTGCTGGAGGTGCTCGCCGAGATCCGCGGACATCAGCGTGTGACCAGCCGTGAGCCGGAAGCAACCTATGAGGTGCTGGAGAAATACGGCCGCGATCTGGTGGCCGAGGTGCGGGCGGGCAAGATTGATCCCGTCATTGGCCGCGATGGGGAGATCCGCCGGGTCATCCGCATTCTCTCCCGCAAAACGAAGAACAACCCGGTGCTGATCGGGGAGCCCGGCGTAGGGAAGACAGCGATTGTCGAAGGGCTCGCCCACCGGATAGTCCGCAAGGATGTGCCGGAGGGGCTGAAGGATAAGACGATTTTTTCACTCGATATGAGCGCGCTGATCGCCGGAGCCAAGTACCGGGGAGAATTTGAGGAGCGGCTGCAGGCGGTGCTGAAGGAAATCCGTGAGAGTGACGGACGGATCATTCTCTTCATCGATGAGCTGCATACGATTGTCGGCGCGGGCAAAACGGAGGGGGCGATGGACGCCGGCAACATGCTGAAGCCCATGCTGGCGCGCGGCGAGCTGCACTGTATCGGTGCGACGACGCTCGATGAATACCGCAAATATATTGAGAAGGACCCGGCGCTGGAACGCCGTTTCCAGCAGGTGCTGGTCAGCGAGCCGGATGTTGAGGATACCATTTCGATTCTGCGCGGGCTGAAGGAACGTTTCGAGGTCCATCACGGAGTGAAAATCCATGACAGCGCGCTTGTGGCGGCCGGTGTATTGTCGAACCGGTATATCACGGACCGTTTTTTACCGGACAAGGCGATTGATCTGGTCGATGAAGCGTGTGCGATGATCCGCACAGAGATTGATTCCATGCCGGGCGAGATGGATGAAGTAACCCGCCGCCTGATGCAGATGGAGATCGAAGAAGCTGCGCTCAAAAAAGAAACCGACGATGCCAGCAAGCGCCGCTTGGAAACCCTGCAGCGTGAGCTGGCCGATCTTAAGGAAAAGCATCTGGAAATGACAGCACGCTGGGAGAAGGAAAAGTCAGCCATTCAGGGTCTGCGTGAACTGAAGAAGAAGCTGGAGCAGGCCCGCAAGGACCTGGTGGATGCACAGGAGGTTTACGATCTTAACAAATCTGCCGAGCTGAGCTACGGCATTATCCCCGATCTCGAGCGGCAGCTCAAGGCAGCGGAGGAAGCGGCGTCGCAGGATCAGGAGAGCCGGCTGCTGCGTGAAGCCGTGACCGAAGAGGAAATCGCCGACATTGTATCCCGCTGGACTGGCGTTCCTGTAAGCAGACTCGTGGAAGGCGAACGGGATAAGCTGCTGCGGCTGGAGGATACGCTGCATGAGCGGGTAGTTGGGCAGGAGGAGGCCGTCCGGCTGGTAGCCGATGCTGTGCTCCGGGCCAGAGCGGGCATCAAGGACCCGAACCGGCCCATTGGCTCATTCCTGTTCCTGGGGCCGACGGGGGTGGGTAAGACCGAGCTGGCGAAGGCGTTGGCGGTATCGCTCTTTGACCGCGAAGATGGCATGATTCGCATTGATATGTCAGAATATATGGAGAAGCACAGTGTTTCCCGTCTCGTCGGTGCGCCTCCTGGTTATGTCGGCTACGAGGAAGGCGGCCAGCTTACCGAAGCGGTACGCCGCCAGCCCTATACGGTGGTGCTGCTGGATGAGGTGGAAAAGGCCCATCCTGATGTGTTCAACATCCTCCTGCAGCTGCTGGATGACGGGCGGCTTACGGATTCGCAGGGCCGGATGGTGGACTTCAAGAATACGATTATCATCATGACCTCGAACATCGGCTCGCCGCATCTTATCCAGGGGACCGATGACAACGGGGAGCTTACGAATGCGGTCAAGGACCGGGTCATGAAGGAACTGGGCGGTCATTTCCGGCCGGAGTTTCTGAACCGCGTGGACGACATCGTGATGTTCAAGCCGCTCCAACTGGATGAGATTGAACAGATTGTTGTCAAATTGGTGGATGGACTCCGGCTGCGTCTGGCTGACCGCGGTGTTGGCCTTGCGCTTAGCGAATCGGCAATACGGTTTATCGCCAGGGAAGGCTTCGATCCGGTATACGGCGCAAGACCGCTGAAACGGTTCATCCAGCGCAGTCTGGAGACCCGTGTGGCGCGTGCGCTGATCGCCGGTGAGGCAGAAGAAGGCTCCGTAATGGAGGTCAATGAAGCCGGAGGAGAGCTATCCGTATCAATTACGCACCCGAAGCCGGCGGAGGCGCTGAACTCTATCTAA
- a CDS encoding ankyrin repeat domain-containing protein — MCAEKDIPFVSKDNPLAVSVIKAIRTGDVPSLRRMLAENSGLVTSRIAGINDECSSKGESRTLLHIATDWPGHFPNNAATVAALIEAGAEVNARFNGPHSETPLHWAASCDDIEVLDMLLGSGADIEAPGAVIAGGTPLDDAVAFAQWRAAHRLIEHGARFALWHAAALGLLDAMEAHFAGISLSQRYPWGAGHPSPPDEVTVAFWCACHGGQQHAAEYLLDRKADLNWIAVWDGLTPLDAAKRSNAADLAEWLRGLGAKSAKELG, encoded by the coding sequence ATGTGCGCGGAGAAAGATATACCCTTTGTGTCAAAAGACAACCCGCTGGCTGTTTCCGTGATTAAAGCGATTCGTACTGGCGATGTACCATCGCTAAGGCGGATGCTTGCCGAGAATTCCGGGCTGGTCACGTCAAGAATTGCCGGAATAAACGACGAGTGCAGCAGCAAGGGGGAGTCGCGTACTCTGTTGCATATTGCCACCGATTGGCCCGGCCATTTCCCAAACAATGCTGCGACTGTTGCCGCGCTGATAGAGGCCGGTGCCGAGGTGAACGCTCGATTTAACGGACCGCACAGCGAGACACCGCTCCATTGGGCGGCGAGCTGTGATGACATCGAGGTGCTTGACATGCTTCTCGGTTCCGGTGCCGACATCGAGGCTCCCGGCGCTGTCATCGCCGGTGGAACGCCCCTGGATGACGCAGTGGCGTTCGCGCAGTGGCGGGCGGCGCACAGGTTGATTGAGCACGGGGCTAGATTCGCTCTTTGGCATGCGGCTGCGCTGGGTCTGCTTGACGCCATGGAGGCACATTTCGCCGGAATATCGCTTTCACAGCGGTACCCTTGGGGAGCAGGACATCCTTCACCTCCGGACGAAGTGACCGTCGCTTTCTGGTGTGCTTGCCACGGAGGGCAGCAACACGCCGCCGAATACCTGCTTGACCGAAAGGCTGATCTGAACTGGATTGCGGTGTGGGATGGCCTCACCCCCCTGGACGCTGCTAAGCGCAGTAATGCTGCTGATTTGGCAGAGTGGTTGCGCGGGCTGGGCGCCAAATCCGCAAAAGAGCTAGGCTGA